Proteins encoded in a region of the Malaciobacter mytili LMG 24559 genome:
- a CDS encoding LysE family transporter, whose amino-acid sequence MQFDLWITLVLAGIAISVSPGAGAVVSMNYGLKYGLKKSYATIFGLQLGLLAQTFIVVIGLGALIIKSVLLFNIIKYVGVIYLVYLGLSKIFEKVEINEEIEKIDKYNMKKAFLTATLINLTNPKATIFLVAFIPQFLNPNESLWIQFIIISITLCVIDIIVMTGYSSLASKLRFLVKDVKAMKIQNRVTGTFLLIAALFVSTTKKV is encoded by the coding sequence ATGCAATTTGATTTATGGATTACCCTTGTTTTAGCAGGAATTGCTATTTCAGTTTCACCTGGAGCTGGTGCTGTTGTTTCTATGAATTATGGTTTAAAATATGGACTTAAAAAATCCTATGCTACAATTTTTGGCCTTCAATTAGGATTATTAGCTCAAACTTTTATAGTTGTAATTGGTCTTGGGGCACTTATTATAAAGTCTGTACTTTTATTTAATATTATTAAATATGTTGGAGTTATTTATCTAGTCTATTTAGGCTTAAGTAAAATTTTTGAAAAAGTTGAAATTAATGAAGAGATAGAAAAAATTGATAAATACAATATGAAAAAGGCTTTTTTAACTGCAACCTTAATTAATTTAACAAATCCTAAAGCTACTATTTTTTTAGTTGCCTTTATACCTCAATTTTTAAACCCAAATGAATCTCTATGGATACAATTTATAATTATTTCTATAACTTTATGTGTAATAGATATTATTGTTATGACAGGGTATTCTTCTTTGGCTTCAAAACTTAGATTTTTAGTAAAAGATGTAAAAGCAATGAAGATTCAAAATAGAGTAACAGGGACTTTTTTATTAATTGCAGCACTATTTGTTTCAACTACAAAAAAAGTATAA
- a CDS encoding pyridoxal-phosphate-dependent aminotransferase family protein — protein sequence MLLTPGPTPVPEFVRKAMADITIHHRTPEFEAIFAQTRELLFELFGMDEVVMLASSGSGAMEACVTNLTHKKALTISSGKFGERFGKICKAFDIAYTEITNEWNTPVSVEAVVEAVKNDSEIDAIFIQLCESAGGLRHPVEEIAQEVKKINKDIMIIADGITAIGVEKIDTTNLDAVITGSQKALMLPPGLAIIGLSNAAVSKIETKARGFYFNLATEIKKQKTNTTAWTAATTLIIGLKEILVYIKENVGFDNLFKSTALRAEATLEALKAIGFEIYPKVPAKAMTTVYTEQSNQIRKILKTKYNVNIAGGQDHLSGKIFRINHMGLVEDFEAAWVVNAIELTLDELNIRTFDGTANRVFVEKMFKA from the coding sequence ATGTTATTAACACCAGGTCCAACTCCTGTACCAGAGTTTGTAAGAAAAGCAATGGCTGATATAACTATTCACCATAGAACGCCAGAATTTGAAGCAATATTTGCACAAACAAGAGAGTTACTTTTTGAACTATTTGGAATGGATGAGGTAGTTATGCTTGCTTCTAGTGGTTCAGGTGCTATGGAAGCTTGTGTTACAAACTTGACTCACAAAAAAGCATTAACTATTAGTTCAGGGAAATTTGGTGAGAGATTTGGAAAAATCTGTAAAGCATTTGATATTGCATATACAGAAATAACTAACGAATGGAACACTCCTGTAAGTGTTGAAGCTGTTGTTGAAGCTGTAAAAAATGATAGTGAAATTGACGCTATTTTTATTCAACTTTGTGAAAGTGCTGGAGGGTTAAGACATCCAGTTGAAGAGATTGCACAAGAAGTTAAAAAAATCAATAAAGATATTATGATTATTGCAGATGGAATTACTGCAATTGGTGTAGAAAAAATTGATACAACAAATTTAGACGCTGTAATTACAGGAAGTCAAAAAGCTTTAATGTTACCTCCTGGATTGGCAATTATTGGATTAAGTAATGCTGCTGTTTCAAAAATTGAGACAAAAGCAAGAGGTTTTTATTTTAATTTAGCAACAGAAATTAAAAAACAAAAAACAAATACTACTGCTTGGACAGCTGCAACTACTTTAATTATTGGATTAAAAGAGATTTTAGTTTATATTAAAGAAAATGTAGGCTTTGATAATTTATTTAAATCAACTGCATTAAGAGCAGAAGCAACACTTGAAGCTTTAAAAGCTATTGGATTTGAAATTTATCCAAAAGTTCCTGCAAAGGCTATGACAACAGTTTATACTGAGCAATCAAATCAAATTAGAAAAATTTTAAAAACTAAATACAATGTTAATATTGCAGGTGGACAAGATCACTTAAGTGGAAAAATCTTTAGAATTAATCATATGGGATTAGTTGAAGATTTTGAAGCTGCATGGGTTGTAAACGCTATTGAATTAACTTTAGATGAATTAAATATTAGAACATTTGATGGAACAGCAAATAGAGTGTTTGTAGAGAAAATGTTTAAGGCTTAA
- a CDS encoding ATP phosphoribosyltransferase regulatory subunit gives MVFEHEIPKGSRLYFGKKAKQKRELEYKISSLLDNNDFEEIITPNFSYSQHQSIHNCRKLIKFSDEQNEQVSLRADSTLDVVRIITKRLGRTTTHKKWFYIQPIFTYPSTEEYQIGCEWIGHDNIADIINLNVSILKELDINPILQIANIKIPRLVSKELGIDIELFINGEIAQLFELNNEWLSELLKVKDIKDLENIIAMVPASIKEELVSLLDKVKEVNYDNIVISPLYYGSLKYYDGIYYRVIDGNSILSRGGMYSSEGLTSLGFALYTDNLLKILED, from the coding sequence ATGGTTTTTGAACACGAAATACCAAAAGGAAGCAGATTATATTTTGGGAAGAAAGCAAAACAAAAAAGAGAATTGGAGTATAAAATCAGTTCATTATTAGATAATAATGATTTTGAAGAGATAATTACTCCTAATTTCTCTTACTCACAACATCAATCTATTCATAATTGTAGAAAGCTAATTAAGTTTTCTGATGAACAAAATGAACAAGTATCATTAAGAGCAGATTCAACTCTTGATGTTGTAAGAATTATTACAAAAAGATTAGGTAGAACAACAACTCATAAAAAATGGTTTTATATTCAGCCTATTTTTACTTATCCTTCAACTGAAGAGTATCAAATTGGTTGTGAGTGGATAGGACATGATAATATTGCAGATATTATAAATTTAAATGTTAGTATTTTAAAAGAGCTAGATATTAACCCAATTTTACAAATTGCAAATATAAAAATCCCAAGATTAGTTAGTAAAGAGTTGGGAATTGATATTGAACTATTTATTAATGGCGAAATTGCACAATTATTTGAGCTAAATAATGAATGGTTAAGTGAACTTCTAAAAGTAAAAGATATTAAAGATTTAGAAAATATAATTGCAATGGTACCAGCAAGTATTAAAGAAGAACTTGTAAGTCTTTTAGACAAAGTAAAAGAAGTAAACTATGATAATATCGTAATTTCTCCATTATATTATGGATCATTAAAATATTATGATGGTATCTATTATAGGGTTATTGATGGTAACTCAATTTTAAGTAGAGGTGGAATGTATAGTAGTGAAGGTTTAACTTCATTAGGATTTGCACTTTATACAGATAATTTATTAAAAATTTTAGAGGATTAG
- a CDS encoding adenylosuccinate synthase, producing MKADLIVGIQWGDEGKGKIVDMLAQKYDIVCRSQGGHNAGHTIWVDGIRYALHLVPSGILNPNAINIIGNGVVLAPESLIKEMEQFENLEGRLFISDKAHLNLPYHSLIDQAREKLKGDKAIGTTGKGIGPAYSDKINRIGHRVGELLNSDKLASSIIEYFEQNRAIFDVLEISTPNEEELKALLKEYKKALAPYITNTTNMLWNALDNGKRILLEGAQGTMLDIDHGTYPYVTSSSTVSAGACTGLGLAPRDIGVVTGIVKAYCTRVGNGPFPSEDLGKDGDIMAEVGKEYGTTTGRKRRCGWFDAVAVKHAGRLNGCDQLALMKLDVLDGFETIKICKGYKVDGKEINYVPSSLDDLEPVYEVLDGWDSVVGIRQFDKLPQNAKKYIERIEELTGVKVGIISTSPERDDTIIRG from the coding sequence ATGAAAGCAGACTTAATAGTTGGAATTCAATGGGGAGATGAAGGAAAAGGTAAGATAGTTGATATGCTTGCTCAAAAATATGATATTGTATGTAGAAGTCAAGGTGGACACAATGCAGGACATACTATTTGGGTAGATGGAATTAGATATGCCTTACACTTAGTTCCTTCTGGAATTTTAAATCCAAATGCAATTAATATTATTGGAAATGGAGTAGTTTTAGCACCAGAATCTTTAATTAAAGAGATGGAACAATTTGAAAATTTAGAAGGTAGATTATTTATCTCTGATAAAGCTCATTTAAATTTACCTTATCACTCGCTAATTGACCAAGCAAGAGAGAAATTAAAAGGTGATAAAGCTATTGGAACAACAGGTAAAGGAATAGGACCTGCATATTCTGATAAAATCAATAGAATAGGTCATAGGGTAGGAGAGTTATTAAATAGTGATAAACTAGCTAGTTCAATTATTGAATATTTTGAACAAAATAGAGCAATTTTTGATGTTTTAGAAATTTCAACTCCAAATGAAGAAGAATTAAAAGCTTTATTAAAAGAGTATAAAAAAGCTCTTGCACCATATATTACAAATACTACAAATATGTTATGGAATGCACTTGACAATGGGAAAAGAATTCTTTTAGAAGGTGCACAAGGAACAATGCTTGATATTGACCATGGAACATACCCTTATGTTACTTCATCAAGTACAGTAAGTGCAGGTGCTTGTACAGGATTAGGTTTAGCTCCAAGAGATATTGGAGTGGTTACTGGTATTGTAAAAGCATATTGTACAAGGGTAGGAAATGGACCTTTCCCATCTGAAGATTTAGGTAAAGATGGTGATATTATGGCAGAAGTTGGGAAAGAGTATGGAACAACAACTGGTAGAAAAAGAAGATGTGGTTGGTTTGATGCCGTTGCTGTTAAACATGCAGGAAGATTAAATGGATGTGACCAATTAGCACTTATGAAACTTGATGTTTTAGATGGTTTTGAAACAATTAAAATCTGTAAAGGTTATAAAGTTGATGGAAAAGAGATAAATTATGTACCATCTTCTTTAGATGATTTAGAGCCTGTTTATGAAGTTTTAGATGGATGGGATAGTGTAGTTGGTATTAGACAGTTTGATAAACTACCACAAAATGCAAAAAAATATATTGAAAGAATTGAGGAATTAACTGGTGTTAAAGTGGGGATTATTTCAACTTCACCAGAGAGAGACGATACTATTATAAGAGGGTAG
- a CDS encoding DUF507 family protein, whose translation MRIKLHHTKYIARRVARDLVNCDFVEVRKTKDEITQEIQRILTEDIEKEHDLDEKVAEILEAQEAEIEFLNADYRQLFWMTKKRMANEFGVILNNEDRFSDIAHKMLDYLWEEDYIHYTCSDNQVKNVIFTSIDEFLKGFEESDSAVLEKIKHYKRKLIPGTEEYDIVYNRLYEEELIKRGLM comes from the coding sequence ATGAGAATTAAGTTACATCATACAAAATATATAGCAAGAAGAGTAGCTAGGGATTTAGTTAACTGTGACTTTGTTGAAGTAAGAAAAACAAAGGACGAAATAACTCAAGAGATTCAAAGAATCTTAACAGAAGATATTGAAAAAGAACATGATTTAGATGAAAAAGTTGCAGAGATTCTTGAAGCACAAGAAGCTGAAATTGAGTTTTTAAATGCAGATTATAGACAGCTATTTTGGATGACAAAAAAAAGAATGGCTAATGAGTTTGGTGTAATTTTAAATAATGAAGATAGATTTTCGGATATAGCGCACAAAATGTTAGATTATTTATGGGAAGAAGACTATATCCATTACACTTGTTCTGATAATCAAGTGAAAAATGTTATTTTTACATCAATTGATGAGTTTTTAAAAGGGTTTGAAGAGTCAGATAGTGCAGTACTTGAAAAAATAAAACACTATAAAAGAAAATTGATACCAGGTACTGAAGAGTACGATATTGTTTATAATAGACTTTATGAAGAAGAATTAATAAAACGAGGGTTAATGTAA
- the carA gene encoding glutamine-hydrolyzing carbamoyl-phosphate synthase small subunit produces MQKVWIYLENGVYLEANSFGATGTSVGEIVFNTSLTGYQEIISDPSYAGQFITFTMPEIGNVGVNKDDMESITCHCKGILVRNYHHEYSNFRAQKDLDALLKEHNVLGICDIDTRYLTKMVRDEGAMMMIASTEIHDKDELRKLLQESPRIEDINYIEEVTTKEPYIHKFGAWNHSTLSYNKAVMSDKKVVVIDFGVKRNILNELVEVGLEVEVVPASFKADDLIARFEAGEIGGIFLSNGPGDPLTLKSEKEQVQKLINANIPMFAICLGHQMLSIAHGHDTYKLKFGQHGGNHPVANPNTKIVEITAQNHNYNVPDSITEIADVTHINLFDNTIEGVKYKNKDIFSVQHHPEASPGPHESKYIFKQFAQIVK; encoded by the coding sequence ATGCAAAAAGTTTGGATTTATTTAGAAAACGGGGTATATTTAGAGGCGAACTCTTTTGGTGCAACAGGAACAAGTGTTGGAGAAATTGTATTTAATACTTCATTAACAGGATACCAAGAAATTATTTCTGATCCTTCATATGCTGGACAATTTATTACTTTTACTATGCCAGAAATTGGTAATGTTGGAGTTAATAAAGATGATATGGAAAGTATTACTTGCCATTGTAAAGGAATTTTAGTTAGAAACTATCATCATGAATACTCTAACTTTAGAGCTCAAAAAGACTTAGATGCTTTATTAAAAGAGCATAATGTATTAGGTATTTGTGATATTGATACTAGATATTTAACTAAAATGGTAAGAGATGAAGGTGCAATGATGATGATTGCATCAACAGAAATTCATGATAAAGATGAGTTAAGAAAACTATTACAAGAAAGTCCAAGAATTGAAGATATTAATTATATTGAAGAAGTAACAACAAAAGAGCCATATATTCATAAGTTTGGTGCATGGAATCATAGTACATTATCATATAATAAAGCAGTTATGAGTGATAAAAAAGTTGTGGTTATTGATTTTGGTGTAAAAAGAAATATCTTAAATGAATTAGTTGAAGTGGGATTAGAAGTTGAAGTTGTTCCTGCAAGTTTTAAAGCTGATGATTTAATTGCTAGATTTGAAGCTGGTGAAATTGGAGGTATCTTTTTATCAAATGGACCAGGGGACCCTCTTACACTTAAAAGTGAAAAAGAGCAAGTTCAAAAACTAATAAATGCAAATATTCCAATGTTTGCTATTTGTTTAGGTCACCAAATGCTTTCAATTGCACATGGACATGATACATATAAATTAAAATTTGGTCAGCATGGTGGTAACCATCCTGTTGCAAATCCAAATACTAAAATTGTGGAAATTACTGCTCAAAATCATAATTATAATGTTCCTGATAGCATTACTGAAATTGCAGATGTAACACATATAAATTTATTTGATAATACTATTGAAGGGGTTAAATATAAAAATAAAGATATTTTCTCTGTTCAACATCACCCTGAGGCAAGTCCTGGACCACACGAGTCTAAATATATTTTTAAACAATTTGCACAAATTGTAAAATAG
- a CDS encoding phosphatidylglycerophosphatase A family protein, whose translation MRKFFLTVGFSGLSPKAPGTVGSFVSLLMGLFLLQYIHVSTLFLLALLISVIAAKEIDKYEEQVGIHDSKEIVIDELAGMWIALSICGINESNMIILGALAFIFFRIFDIWKPSIIGRIDKNVKGGWGVMGDDLLAGIAAGIASAGTYYLLQNFIL comes from the coding sequence TTGAGAAAATTTTTCTTAACTGTGGGTTTTAGTGGATTAAGCCCTAAAGCACCAGGAACTGTAGGAAGTTTTGTTTCACTTCTTATGGGTTTATTTTTATTACAATATATTCATGTATCAACACTATTTTTGTTGGCACTGTTAATTAGTGTTATTGCTGCAAAAGAAATAGATAAATATGAAGAACAAGTTGGTATTCATGATAGTAAAGAAATAGTTATTGATGAACTAGCTGGAATGTGGATTGCCCTTTCAATTTGTGGAATTAATGAATCAAATATGATAATTTTAGGTGCTTTAGCTTTTATATTTTTTAGAATCTTTGATATTTGGAAGCCTTCAATTATTGGAAGAATTGATAAAAATGTAAAAGGTGGCTGGGGAGTTATGGGGGATGACTTATTAGCTGGAATTGCTGCTGGAATTGCAAGTGCGGGAACTTATTACTTACTACAAAACTTTATCTTATAA
- a CDS encoding DNA-binding transcriptional response regulator — MNILIIESEIYLAQKVVSRLLDDGHSCDYVESPNIDSLTKEYDIVLLSTSLPSLQCKNIIKRYKDSIVILLVSYISDETVTNPIKDGAKDYIMKPFIMDELVRKIYHYKECRSLRQELNTMRRYLDFIFQEIDLEEQSLPPSFPTLIESNSQKCADKLVFELARKMDLGVKFVSLNSDNWQKELTNPFKGIVYLTDYHTLKKNAKDNLIKLIEDKKCIITSLEKEEDFPYRKLEFNRPDLVVLNNNIMTINDYVKMMVLSFQGKYPDTELSKKLGISRKSLWEKRKKLGIEKKK; from the coding sequence ATGAATATATTAATTATTGAAAGTGAAATCTATTTAGCTCAAAAAGTTGTTTCAAGACTACTTGATGATGGTCATAGTTGTGATTATGTAGAATCACCAAATATTGATAGTTTAACAAAAGAGTATGATATTGTATTGTTATCAACTTCATTGCCTTCATTACAATGTAAAAATATTATAAAAAGATATAAAGATTCTATTGTTATCTTACTTGTTTCATATATTTCAGATGAAACAGTTACTAATCCTATTAAAGATGGTGCAAAAGATTATATTATGAAGCCATTTATAATGGATGAACTAGTAAGAAAAATCTATCATTATAAAGAGTGTAGATCATTAAGACAAGAACTAAATACAATGAGAAGATATTTAGATTTTATTTTTCAAGAAATTGATTTAGAAGAGCAGTCTCTTCCTCCATCTTTTCCAACTTTGATTGAATCAAACTCACAAAAATGTGCAGATAAATTAGTTTTTGAATTAGCAAGAAAGATGGATTTGGGTGTAAAATTTGTTTCATTAAATTCAGATAATTGGCAAAAAGAGCTTACAAATCCTTTTAAAGGAATTGTTTATTTAACTGATTATCATACTTTAAAGAAAAATGCAAAAGATAACTTAATAAAGCTAATTGAAGATAAAAAATGTATTATTACTTCTTTAGAAAAAGAAGAAGATTTCCCATATAGAAAACTAGAATTTAATAGACCTGATTTAGTAGTTTTAAATAATAATATTATGACTATAAATGATTATGTAAAAATGATGGTTTTATCATTTCAAGGGAAATATCCAGATACAGAATTAAGTAAAAAACTTGGTATTTCTAGAAAATCTCTTTGGGAAAAAAGAAAAAAATTAGGTATTGAAAAGAAAAAATAA
- a CDS encoding bifunctional 2-C-methyl-D-erythritol 4-phosphate cytidylyltransferase/2-C-methyl-D-erythritol 2,4-cyclodiphosphate synthase, which produces MSNVTLLILCAGTSSRFALSSKKQWLRVGNEPMWLHVSKKLTSYYNFDKVIVTSHKDELNYMKNFSDEITFIEGGDTRQNSIKNALAEVETDYIMITDVARVDIPKEVITSLIKLKNEADCIVPILNVSDTVIYNEETINRENVKLIQTPQLSNTKILKQALKTQIEYTDDSSAIKANGGKIKYIQGSNRSKKLTFENDIEILKEFQAPSKNFFTGTGFDIHPFEENKKMYLGGIEIDVDYGFKAHSDGDVLIHSVIDALLGACGAGDIGEFFPDTDEKYKNVDSKILLKDIVKFIYNVGYEIVNIDLTIIAQQPKINPYKSQIKSKLAELLNIEKQFVNIKATTAEKLGFIGRKEGVAVQSIATLKYYDWKKV; this is translated from the coding sequence TTGTCTAATGTAACCTTATTAATTCTTTGTGCTGGAACATCTTCTAGATTTGCTTTAAGTTCCAAAAAACAGTGGTTGAGAGTGGGGAATGAACCTATGTGGCTTCATGTTTCAAAAAAACTCACTTCTTATTATAACTTTGATAAAGTGATTGTTACTTCTCATAAAGATGAACTAAATTATATGAAAAATTTTAGTGATGAGATAACTTTTATAGAAGGTGGAGATACAAGACAAAACTCTATAAAAAATGCTCTAGCTGAAGTAGAAACTGATTATATAATGATTACAGATGTGGCAAGAGTTGATATTCCCAAAGAAGTAATTACTAGCTTAATTAAACTCAAAAATGAAGCAGACTGTATTGTGCCTATACTCAATGTTTCTGATACAGTAATTTATAATGAAGAGACAATTAATAGAGAAAATGTAAAACTAATTCAAACTCCTCAACTTTCAAATACTAAAATCCTAAAACAAGCTTTAAAAACTCAAATTGAATATACTGATGATAGCTCTGCTATTAAAGCAAATGGTGGAAAAATAAAATATATTCAAGGTTCAAATAGAAGTAAAAAATTAACTTTTGAAAATGATATAGAAATTTTAAAAGAGTTTCAAGCTCCTTCTAAAAACTTTTTTACAGGTACGGGTTTTGATATTCATCCTTTTGAAGAAAATAAAAAGATGTACCTTGGTGGAATAGAAATAGATGTTGATTATGGATTTAAAGCACATAGTGATGGAGATGTATTAATCCACTCTGTTATAGATGCTCTTTTAGGGGCATGTGGTGCAGGAGATATTGGAGAGTTTTTCCCTGATACTGATGAAAAATATAAAAATGTAGATTCAAAAATCTTATTAAAAGATATTGTAAAATTTATCTACAATGTAGGTTATGAAATAGTAAATATTGATTTAACAATAATTGCTCAACAACCAAAAATCAATCCTTATAAATCTCAAATAAAATCAAAATTAGCAGAACTTTTAAATATTGAAAAACAATTTGTAAATATAAAAGCAACAACTGCTGAAAAACTTGGATTTATTGGAAGAAAAGAAGGAGTTGCTGTGCAAAGTATAGCAACACTAAAATATTATGATTGGAAAAAAGTATGA
- a CDS encoding HDOD domain-containing protein, which produces MKELIIEKIDSLPPLPKSVLELEKFRKLPNKDPRELRSIIEKDPLMITTILRVANSAMFAFKDKVETPSRAISLLGTNFCISIALGSVVQNLIKSNLEAYDATTDDFLFISNLSSMLINAWISSVDEGLKDELMLAAFLQEIGKFIISDLIVENNLIQEFQDKLKENDIENVEKEFMGFSCSRITANIFKHWNLSPNLIFTIGFVNDLDSCPKEFIKKAQILQIVKILCDITEPLSDGTIKRAIAKAIEYNFDIEPLVNAIDSLKVKISKEP; this is translated from the coding sequence ATGAAAGAACTAATTATTGAAAAAATCGACTCCCTGCCTCCCCTTCCAAAAAGTGTTTTGGAATTAGAAAAGTTTAGAAAACTTCCTAATAAAGACCCTAGAGAATTGCGTTCAATAATAGAAAAAGACCCCTTAATGATTACTACTATTTTAAGAGTTGCAAATTCTGCTATGTTTGCTTTTAAAGATAAAGTAGAAACACCAAGTAGAGCTATTTCATTATTAGGTACAAACTTTTGTATCTCTATTGCTTTAGGCTCTGTTGTTCAAAACTTAATAAAATCAAATCTTGAAGCTTATGATGCAACTACTGATGATTTTTTATTTATTTCAAATCTTTCGTCAATGCTAATTAATGCATGGATTTCTTCAGTTGATGAGGGGTTAAAAGATGAACTAATGCTTGCTGCATTTTTACAAGAAATTGGAAAGTTTATTATTTCAGATTTAATAGTAGAAAACAATCTTATTCAAGAATTTCAAGATAAATTAAAAGAAAATGATATTGAAAATGTAGAAAAAGAGTTTATGGGATTTTCATGTTCTAGGATAACTGCAAATATATTTAAACACTGGAATCTTAGTCCTAACTTAATTTTCACAATAGGTTTTGTTAATGATTTAGATTCATGCCCAAAAGAATTCATAAAAAAAGCTCAAATTTTACAGATAGTAAAAATACTATGTGATATTACAGAGCCCCTAAGTGATGGGACTATTAAAAGAGCAATTGCAAAAGCAATTGAATATAATTTTGATATTGAACCTTTAGTAAATGCAATAGATTCCTTGAAAGTAAAAATTAGTAAAGAACCTTAA